One window of Elusimicrobiota bacterium genomic DNA carries:
- a CDS encoding HD domain-containing protein has protein sequence MPETAAAKQTAAVIDIGSGAVRMVVAEFGPQASIRRLESLSQPVRLGRDVFTTGRISASVMRETIEILRNFKTAADTYGVKKMHAIATAAVREAANRDNFVDKAFLLAGIDVEVVEGTEENRLDLLAVESALEDKLQIQKKNCLIMEVGCGATEIIVMTKGKVELTRTLPIGSIRLPERLVPGRSEPAVIQRVVKRAVHAMAEDARREYDLGQVDTFIALGSDMRLAARQIAGAGAAEQDHTMLSVKDFLDFGKPLAKVPPEELAAKYGIAFADAETLYPAILISTCFLSETKVESLVVPMVSIRDGLLLEMSQLASGGKRTDVSRQVTSSARSLGRKYRYDEPHALAVAAAALKLFELLKAEHGLGPRERMLLETSAILHDIGIYISPTSHHKHSAYLINASEVFGLRKSDRDIVSNVVRYHRRSLPKPTHTAYMSLPRTDRTVVAKLSALLRVADALDNPHQQKVQDFTLDKAQDSYTLWVGPEAGDVSLERQAVQSKGDMFAEIFGPIALKQRSS, from the coding sequence ATGCCTGAGACCGCGGCCGCCAAGCAGACCGCCGCCGTCATCGACATCGGCTCGGGCGCGGTGCGCATGGTGGTAGCCGAGTTCGGCCCCCAGGCGTCCATCCGGCGGCTGGAGAGCCTCTCCCAGCCCGTGCGCCTGGGCCGCGACGTGTTCACCACCGGCCGCATCTCCGCTTCGGTGATGCGCGAGACCATCGAGATCCTGCGCAACTTCAAGACCGCGGCCGACACCTACGGGGTCAAGAAGATGCATGCCATCGCCACCGCGGCCGTGCGCGAGGCGGCCAACCGCGACAATTTCGTGGACAAGGCCTTCCTGCTGGCGGGCATCGACGTGGAGGTCGTGGAGGGCACCGAGGAGAACCGCCTGGACCTGCTGGCCGTGGAGAGCGCCCTGGAGGACAAGCTGCAGATCCAGAAGAAGAACTGCCTCATCATGGAGGTGGGCTGCGGCGCCACCGAGATCATCGTGATGACCAAGGGCAAGGTGGAGCTGACCCGGACGCTGCCCATAGGGTCCATCCGCCTGCCCGAGCGCCTGGTCCCGGGCCGCAGCGAGCCGGCGGTCATTCAGCGCGTGGTCAAGCGCGCCGTGCATGCCATGGCCGAAGACGCGCGGCGCGAGTACGACCTGGGGCAGGTGGACACCTTCATCGCGCTGGGCTCGGACATGCGCCTGGCCGCCCGGCAGATCGCCGGCGCCGGCGCCGCGGAGCAGGACCACACCATGCTCTCGGTCAAGGACTTCCTGGATTTCGGCAAGCCCCTGGCCAAGGTCCCGCCCGAGGAGCTGGCGGCCAAGTACGGCATCGCCTTCGCGGACGCGGAGACCCTCTACCCCGCGATCCTCATCTCCACCTGCTTCCTTTCCGAGACCAAGGTCGAGAGCCTGGTCGTGCCCATGGTCAGCATCCGCGACGGCCTGCTGCTGGAGATGTCCCAGCTCGCCTCGGGCGGCAAGCGCACGGACGTCTCGCGGCAGGTGACCAGCTCCGCGCGCAGCCTGGGCCGCAAGTACCGCTACGACGAGCCCCACGCCCTGGCCGTGGCCGCCGCGGCGCTCAAGCTCTTCGAACTGCTCAAGGCCGAGCACGGCCTGGGGCCCCGGGAGCGCATGCTCCTGGAGACCTCCGCCATCCTGCACGACATCGGCATCTACATCTCACCTACCAGCCATCACAAGCACTCCGCCTACCTGATCAACGCCTCCGAGGTCTTCGGCCTGCGCAAATCCGACCGGGACATCGTCTCCAACGTGGTGCGCTACCACCGCCGGTCTTTGCCCAAGCCCACGCACACGGCCTACATGTCCTTGCCCCGGACCGACCGCACCGTGGTCGCGAAGCTCTCCGCGCTCCTGCGCGTGGCCGACGCCTTGGACAACCCGCACCAGCAGAAGGTCCAGGATTTCACCTTGGACAAGGCCCAGGACAGCTACACCCTATGGGTGGGGCCCGAGGCAGGGGACGTGTCTTTGGAGCGCCAGGCCGTGCAGAGCAAGGGCGACATGTTCGCCGAGATCTTCGGCCCGATCGCCCTCAAGCAGAGGTCCTCATGA
- the asnS gene encoding asparagine--tRNA ligase has protein sequence MDTASQDAPKTILPEGFPPVVRIKDLKSHVGQGVSLQGWLYNMRSKGKLAFLQVRDGSGICQCVAFQGDLSPEVFEKAKSATQETALIVSGTVRGDERAPGGAELGIKDLKIVHLSREYPIGPKEHGPDFLLTNRHLWLRSRKQAAIARVRAHVKRAINDFFDQDGFVQVDAPIFTPSACEGTTNLFELDYFDEGKAYLTQSGQLYMEAAAMALGKVYCFGPTFRAERSKTRRHLTEFWMVEPEVAYCDLNGVMDLAERFICAIVRHCLDNCAADLKELERDTTKLEKVLTPFPRVSYDEAAAILKRKGVEFTYGDDFGAPQEVAVAEEYDRPVMVHRFPADVKAFYMKRDPADDTKALCVDVLAPEGYGEIIGGGQRADDLAYLEAQIAKHKLPQAAFEWYLDLRRYGSVPHGGFGLGVERTTSWICGIEHIRETIAFPRMLYRIYP, from the coding sequence ATGGACACCGCTTCCCAAGACGCCCCCAAGACCATCCTCCCCGAAGGCTTCCCCCCCGTCGTGCGCATCAAGGACCTCAAGAGCCACGTCGGCCAAGGAGTCAGCCTCCAAGGCTGGCTCTACAACATGCGCTCCAAGGGCAAGCTCGCCTTCCTGCAGGTGCGCGACGGCTCCGGCATCTGCCAGTGCGTGGCCTTCCAAGGCGACCTTTCCCCCGAGGTCTTCGAGAAAGCCAAGTCCGCCACACAGGAGACCGCCCTCATCGTGAGCGGAACGGTGCGCGGCGACGAGCGCGCCCCGGGCGGAGCCGAGCTCGGCATCAAGGACCTCAAGATCGTGCATCTGAGCCGCGAGTATCCCATCGGCCCCAAGGAGCACGGCCCCGACTTCCTGCTCACCAACCGCCACCTCTGGCTGCGCTCGCGCAAGCAGGCCGCCATCGCCCGGGTGCGCGCCCACGTCAAGCGCGCCATCAACGACTTCTTCGACCAGGACGGCTTCGTTCAGGTGGACGCGCCCATCTTCACGCCCAGCGCCTGCGAAGGCACCACCAACCTCTTCGAGCTCGACTACTTCGACGAAGGCAAGGCCTACCTGACCCAGTCCGGCCAGCTCTACATGGAAGCCGCGGCCATGGCCTTGGGCAAGGTCTACTGCTTCGGCCCCACCTTCCGCGCCGAGCGCTCCAAGACCCGGCGGCACCTCACCGAGTTCTGGATGGTGGAGCCCGAAGTCGCCTACTGCGACCTCAACGGCGTCATGGACCTGGCCGAGCGCTTCATCTGCGCTATCGTGCGCCACTGTCTGGACAACTGCGCGGCCGACCTCAAGGAGCTGGAGCGCGACACGACCAAGCTCGAAAAGGTCCTGACCCCCTTCCCGCGCGTGAGCTACGACGAGGCCGCGGCCATCCTCAAGCGCAAGGGCGTGGAGTTCACCTACGGCGACGACTTCGGCGCGCCCCAGGAAGTCGCGGTCGCGGAGGAGTACGACCGCCCGGTCATGGTCCACCGCTTCCCCGCCGACGTCAAAGCCTTCTACATGAAGCGCGACCCGGCCGACGACACCAAGGCCCTCTGCGTGGACGTGCTGGCGCCCGAAGGCTACGGCGAGATCATCGGTGGCGGCCAGCGCGCCGACGACCTGGCCTACCTGGAAGCCCAGATCGCCAAGCACAAGCTGCCCCAGGCCGCCTTCGAGTGGTACCTGGACTTGCGCCGCTACGGCTCCGTGCCCCACGGCGGCTTCGGCCTGGGCGTGGAGCGCACCACCTCCTGGATCTGCGGCATCGAGCACATCCGCGAGACCATCGCCTTCCCGCGCATGCTCTACCGGATCTACCCGTAG
- a CDS encoding methyltransferase, with translation MRQPELGALLDISRGFMASRVLLTGYELGVFTALGRGPRSSAQVARAVKADPRATDRLLSALCCLGLLRKKGGCFCNMPTAARFLVRGRQDYLAGLGHTVDLWDTWSTLTAAVRAGRSVLKDPPARRARRFFVPFIAAMHERAVLQAKSVVASLPLAGVRQVLDVGGGSGAYALAFARARPALRATVFDLPQVAPLTRGYIKKAGLSGRVGVRVGDYDRDALPRGNDLVFLSAIIHSCSPAGTRKLFQKCARALNPGGLIVVQEFVVDEGRTAPAFSVLFALNMLVATPGGDAYTESEIGSWLRAAGFRAIKRKDTRFDTALVTGRLPRA, from the coding sequence ATGAGACAGCCTGAGCTCGGCGCATTGCTGGATATCTCCCGCGGCTTCATGGCTAGCCGCGTGCTGCTCACGGGCTACGAACTGGGCGTCTTCACGGCGCTGGGCCGGGGCCCGAGAAGTTCCGCCCAGGTGGCTCGCGCGGTCAAGGCGGACCCTCGGGCCACGGACAGGCTTTTGAGCGCGTTATGCTGCCTGGGCCTTTTGCGGAAGAAGGGCGGGTGTTTTTGCAACATGCCGACGGCGGCGCGATTTCTGGTGCGGGGCCGTCAGGACTACCTGGCCGGGCTGGGACACACCGTGGACCTTTGGGACACTTGGTCCACCTTGACCGCCGCCGTGCGCGCCGGCCGCAGCGTCTTGAAGGATCCTCCCGCCAGACGAGCCCGGCGCTTCTTCGTGCCTTTCATCGCGGCCATGCACGAGCGGGCCGTGTTGCAGGCCAAGTCGGTCGTCGCCTCTCTGCCTCTCGCTGGGGTCCGCCAGGTCCTGGATGTGGGCGGCGGCTCGGGCGCCTATGCCCTGGCCTTCGCCCGGGCCCGGCCGGCTCTGCGCGCCACGGTCTTCGACCTGCCCCAGGTCGCGCCATTGACGAGGGGCTACATCAAGAAGGCGGGGCTGTCCGGACGCGTCGGCGTGCGCGTGGGCGACTATGACCGGGACGCCCTGCCCCGCGGCAACGACCTGGTCTTCCTCTCCGCCATCATCCACAGCTGCTCGCCGGCCGGGACCCGGAAGCTCTTCCAGAAATGCGCCCGGGCCCTGAACCCCGGCGGCCTGATCGTGGTGCAGGAGTTCGTCGTTGACGAGGGCCGCACGGCCCCGGCCTTCAGCGTGCTCTTCGCGCTCAACATGCTGGTGGCCACCCCGGGCGGGGACGCCTACACCGAGTCCGAGATCGGTTCCTGGCTGAGGGCGGCCGGCTTCCGCGCCATCAAGAGGAAGGACACGCGGTTCGACACGGCGCTGGTGACGGGCCGGCTGCCGCGCGCCTGA
- a CDS encoding trypsin-like peptidase domain-containing protein, which translates to MRKNHMIRFCLSAMLCNVAAVPSSAAIDGALVARLKPTVVNVQRSWTVGLNSEGSGRFGASGFIVDAKRGIIATNHHVAGSGPSVFKIVFENGQSTEARLLHYDAWHDFAFLKIDPARLGFPLQEVALGDSSALREQDDVVMIGNNDVHEYSVKFGKVSNLVLNKGQRHSAALQTTFDRAGGSSGSPVFDSHGRAVAIHFGGTETTSFELKINYLKDALVRLQAGEPLRRGDAGLALSLLLVSDAQKHFHLPDALAMKVLALRPKLKYMVGVGSRIPGTPASEKFLPGDQILAIDGTWIGDDLYGFDRIVDGKVGGEVEIRAVRAGSEFTVKLPVRDAETLKARRFARFAGGVLQDLTPELRLLYNLRSDGVFLSEAEQGSSLSALGRGNVRYLIVIEGVNGTPTPDLDAFVKATKGLRDRENVYFIVQDKNETKTDIKAVPVTLDLKYSPLEVSEWSPAELDWVKEPAGSGK; encoded by the coding sequence ATGAGGAAGAACCACATGATCCGCTTCTGCCTGAGCGCCATGCTTTGCAACGTCGCGGCCGTCCCTTCAAGCGCCGCCATCGACGGCGCCTTGGTCGCCAGGCTCAAGCCCACGGTCGTCAACGTCCAGCGCTCCTGGACCGTGGGCCTCAATTCCGAAGGCTCCGGACGCTTCGGCGCCTCCGGTTTCATCGTGGACGCCAAGCGCGGCATCATCGCCACCAACCACCACGTGGCCGGCTCCGGCCCCAGCGTCTTCAAAATCGTGTTCGAGAACGGACAGTCCACAGAGGCCCGCCTGCTCCACTACGACGCCTGGCACGACTTCGCCTTCCTCAAGATAGACCCTGCCCGGCTGGGCTTCCCCCTCCAGGAGGTCGCGCTGGGCGATTCCTCCGCGCTGCGCGAGCAGGACGACGTGGTCATGATCGGCAACAACGACGTCCATGAGTACTCGGTCAAGTTCGGCAAGGTCTCCAACCTGGTCCTCAACAAGGGCCAGCGCCACTCGGCCGCGCTGCAGACCACCTTCGACCGTGCCGGCGGCTCCAGCGGCAGCCCCGTGTTCGATTCTCACGGCCGGGCCGTCGCCATCCACTTCGGAGGCACGGAGACGACCAGCTTCGAACTCAAGATCAACTACCTGAAGGACGCCCTGGTCCGGCTGCAGGCCGGGGAGCCTCTGCGCCGGGGCGACGCGGGGCTGGCCCTGAGCCTGCTGCTGGTCTCCGACGCTCAGAAGCACTTCCACCTGCCCGACGCCTTGGCCATGAAGGTCCTGGCCCTGCGCCCGAAGCTGAAATACATGGTCGGCGTCGGCTCCCGGATCCCCGGCACTCCCGCCTCCGAGAAATTCCTGCCCGGGGACCAGATCCTCGCCATCGACGGGACCTGGATCGGGGACGATCTCTACGGCTTCGACCGCATCGTGGACGGCAAGGTCGGCGGCGAGGTGGAGATCCGGGCCGTGCGCGCCGGCTCCGAGTTCACGGTCAAGCTTCCGGTCCGCGACGCGGAAACACTCAAGGCGCGCCGTTTCGCGCGATTCGCCGGCGGGGTCCTGCAAGACCTGACCCCCGAGCTGCGGCTCCTTTATAACCTGCGCTCGGACGGGGTCTTCCTGAGCGAGGCGGAGCAAGGGTCTTCTTTGTCCGCTCTGGGCCGGGGCAACGTCCGCTACCTCATCGTCATCGAAGGGGTCAACGGCACCCCCACGCCCGACCTGGACGCTTTCGTGAAGGCGACGAAGGGCCTGCGCGACCGGGAGAACGTCTATTTCATCGTCCAGGACAAGAACGAGACCAAGACGGATATCAAGGCCGTCCCCGTGACCTTGGACCTCAAATACTCTCCGCTCGAAGTCTCGGAGTGGTCGCCGGCGGAGCTGGACTGGGTGAAGGAGCCTGCGGGCTCCGGGAAGTGA
- a CDS encoding helix-turn-helix domain-containing protein — MDMTNFSRSFVRMRALRGFRTAYAFYNSNGGRRVFPFTYSHYLKIERGGCLPSLPALALMLQLLRREVSPQERGRLMRDYLRDLCGSALVFDQLFALLLPPAGEIADASALDCLQGRLAVHLTPNQFRAFVSSPEATGCFLVLANVPEALSVEQIAGWIGSSREKCLKALKELRRQGLLRARGRDRYSALSPGRHYLFPSSHGLEPFYKKMRKNVDRLAARHGKPLSSISSVVRLSPQAIAAAIEGFAKTSSVSVGLSQKMTPAGLGSDICELEARVRRLVAF; from the coding sequence ATGGACATGACCAACTTCAGCCGTTCCTTCGTCCGGATGCGGGCGCTCAGGGGGTTCCGGACCGCCTACGCGTTCTACAACTCCAACGGGGGACGCCGCGTATTCCCCTTCACCTACTCTCATTACCTTAAGATCGAGAGAGGCGGCTGCCTCCCCTCTTTGCCGGCGCTGGCGCTCATGCTGCAGCTCTTGCGCCGGGAGGTCTCGCCCCAGGAGCGCGGCCGTCTCATGCGCGACTATCTGCGCGACCTCTGCGGGAGCGCCCTGGTCTTCGACCAGCTCTTCGCCCTCCTGCTGCCGCCGGCCGGTGAGATCGCCGATGCGAGCGCGCTGGACTGCCTGCAGGGGCGCCTGGCCGTCCACCTCACGCCCAACCAGTTCCGGGCCTTCGTTTCGTCGCCCGAGGCCACCGGCTGCTTCCTGGTGCTGGCCAATGTCCCGGAGGCGCTCTCCGTCGAGCAGATCGCCGGGTGGATCGGCTCCTCCAGAGAGAAGTGTCTGAAGGCGCTCAAAGAGCTGCGCCGGCAAGGGCTGCTGCGCGCACGCGGCAGGGACCGCTACTCGGCCCTCTCGCCCGGACGGCACTACCTCTTCCCCAGTTCCCATGGGCTGGAGCCTTTCTACAAGAAGATGCGCAAGAACGTGGACCGGCTCGCGGCCAGGCACGGCAAGCCGCTTTCCAGCATCAGCAGCGTGGTGCGGCTCTCGCCTCAGGCCATCGCGGCGGCCATCGAAGGCTTCGCCAAGACCTCGTCCGTGAGCGTGGGCCTCAGCCAGAAGATGACGCCGGCCGGGCTCGGGTCGGACATCTGCGAGCTCGAGGCGCGGGTGCGGCGCCTGGTCGCTTTCTAG
- a CDS encoding response regulator, whose product MPHRILIVEDDVNIQGFAQTVLESAGYQPQVVGTVAEARRAFHAAKPDMLIVDIGLPDGNGMELVQSLGLGPEGEVPFLFLTASRDLQTRLECFRLGAMDYIPKPFAVEELLARVQVHLKTKRSHDDLARRNYELELRHRARQDLTDMLVHDLKAPLASIKGTLQLAVQHGLITEPAYQNLLVSAGTAAEFMLLMLNDLLDMGRAEAASLQPELTPVNVETLAAKLKTLFQVHCRVRGVGLETRISPEAALVRSDAGLLFRILVNLVSNALKFSPRDNSVNVEASVQGGRQLFTVADRGPGVPDADKSRVFDKYVTAARAQGSGIGLAFCRVAATALKGTVRVEDRPGGGSLFIVDLPVPAE is encoded by the coding sequence ATGCCCCACCGCATCCTCATCGTCGAGGACGACGTCAACATCCAGGGCTTCGCCCAGACCGTCCTGGAGAGCGCCGGCTACCAGCCCCAGGTGGTGGGCACCGTGGCCGAGGCCCGGCGCGCCTTCCACGCCGCCAAGCCCGACATGCTGATCGTGGACATCGGGCTGCCCGACGGCAACGGCATGGAGCTGGTCCAGTCGCTCGGCCTGGGGCCCGAGGGCGAGGTCCCCTTCCTGTTCCTGACCGCCTCGCGCGACCTGCAGACCCGCCTGGAGTGCTTCCGCCTGGGCGCCATGGACTACATCCCCAAGCCCTTCGCCGTGGAAGAGCTCCTGGCCCGGGTCCAGGTGCACCTCAAGACCAAGCGCTCCCACGACGACCTGGCCCGGCGCAACTACGAGCTGGAGCTGCGCCACCGCGCCCGCCAGGACCTGACCGACATGCTCGTCCACGACCTCAAGGCGCCCCTGGCCTCCATCAAGGGCACTTTGCAGCTGGCCGTGCAGCACGGGCTCATCACCGAGCCCGCCTACCAGAACCTGCTGGTCTCGGCCGGGACGGCCGCGGAGTTCATGCTCCTCATGCTCAACGATCTCCTCGACATGGGCCGGGCCGAGGCGGCCAGCCTGCAGCCCGAGCTCACCCCGGTCAACGTCGAGACCTTGGCCGCCAAGCTCAAGACCCTCTTCCAGGTGCATTGCCGCGTGCGCGGGGTGGGACTCGAGACCAGGATCTCCCCCGAGGCCGCGCTGGTGCGCTCCGACGCCGGGCTGCTGTTCCGCATCCTCGTCAACCTGGTCTCCAACGCCCTGAAGTTCTCCCCGCGGGACAACTCCGTCAACGTGGAGGCCTCGGTCCAGGGCGGACGCCAGCTCTTCACGGTCGCCGACCGCGGTCCAGGCGTGCCCGACGCCGACAAGAGCCGCGTCTTCGACAAGTACGTGACCGCCGCCAGAGCCCAGGGTTCGGGCATCGGGCTGGCCTTCTGCCGCGTGGCGGCCACGGCGCTCAAAGGGACCGTCCGCGTCGAGGACCGCCCCGGAGGCGGCAGCCTCTTCATCGTGGACCTCCCGGTCCCCGCCGAGTAG
- the ppk1 gene encoding polyphosphate kinase 1: protein MSPAAENFFDRELSLLEFQGRVLAEGMDPSNPLLERLKFIGIVSSNMDEFFMNRLPRLEPDVPASAAARQKARDLMRAQARYFTEKMVPELEAADIKRVLPGMQDERQAAYLDNFFTKELLPILTPIALAPEREVPALTNLGLYLVAALAEPGRKGSPKYALVELPQNLPRLVSLPADTGYRYMLIEDVLRMNAGALFRGFELAATGLMRPTRAAVLPIDEERDEDFMKLMSEALKARRSNPVVRLEIAAPAAMSAFVRERLDLGAVEIYECEDWLDLKGVSQFAFQAGFAQLKRPAWEPRPVPEFERADDVFKLLREQDVLVHHPYESFDCVARFLAEAAADPDVLAIKQTLYRAGRHSSIVNSLEAAAEAGKRVTVLVELKARFDEENNIEWAKRLEAAGASVIYGVAGLKTHAKAALVVRREPDGIRRYVHLGTGNYNERTARLYCDLGLFTSKEAYASDVSAFFNMVTGYSQPADWAKIEVAPYGLRRRLLRLVTREAMTSTKARPGAITAKMNSLVDPELIEALYAASKAGVQVRLNVRGICRLRPGVKDLSENIEVVSVVDMFLEHARVFHFANRGEDEVYLSSADWMPRNLDRRVELMFPVEEKENKKELIELLKLYFRDNEKAWRLQPDGSYQKVAADAKKRFRAQEHLCRAAAEKAKLLAQAAPLQLKPRTAPKAG, encoded by the coding sequence ATGAGCCCCGCAGCGGAGAACTTCTTCGACCGCGAGCTCTCCTTGCTCGAGTTCCAGGGCCGGGTCCTGGCCGAGGGCATGGACCCCTCCAACCCCCTGCTGGAGCGGCTCAAGTTCATCGGCATCGTCAGCTCCAACATGGACGAGTTCTTCATGAACCGCCTGCCCCGCCTGGAGCCCGACGTGCCCGCCAGCGCCGCGGCCCGGCAGAAGGCCCGGGACCTCATGCGCGCGCAAGCGCGCTACTTCACGGAGAAGATGGTGCCGGAGCTCGAGGCCGCGGACATCAAGCGCGTGCTGCCGGGCATGCAGGACGAGCGGCAGGCCGCCTACCTCGATAATTTCTTCACCAAGGAACTGCTGCCCATCCTGACCCCCATCGCTTTGGCCCCGGAGCGCGAGGTCCCCGCGCTCACCAACCTGGGGCTTTATCTCGTAGCGGCCCTGGCCGAGCCCGGGCGCAAGGGTTCACCCAAATACGCCTTGGTCGAGCTCCCGCAGAACCTGCCGCGCCTGGTGTCGCTGCCCGCGGACACGGGCTACCGCTACATGCTCATCGAAGACGTCCTGCGCATGAACGCGGGCGCGCTCTTCCGGGGCTTTGAGCTCGCGGCCACGGGCCTCATGCGCCCTACGCGCGCGGCGGTCCTGCCCATCGACGAGGAGCGCGACGAGGACTTCATGAAGCTGATGTCCGAGGCGCTCAAGGCCCGGCGCAGCAACCCCGTGGTGCGCCTGGAGATCGCGGCGCCCGCGGCCATGTCCGCTTTCGTGCGCGAGCGCCTGGATCTGGGCGCGGTCGAGATATACGAGTGCGAGGACTGGCTGGACCTCAAGGGCGTCTCGCAGTTCGCCTTCCAGGCGGGATTTGCGCAGCTCAAGCGCCCGGCCTGGGAGCCCCGGCCCGTGCCCGAGTTCGAGCGGGCCGACGACGTGTTCAAGCTCCTGCGCGAGCAGGACGTGCTGGTCCACCACCCCTACGAGAGCTTCGACTGCGTGGCGCGCTTCCTGGCCGAGGCCGCGGCCGACCCGGACGTGCTGGCCATCAAGCAGACCCTCTACCGGGCGGGGCGGCACTCCTCCATCGTCAACTCCTTGGAGGCGGCGGCCGAGGCCGGCAAGCGCGTGACCGTGCTCGTGGAGCTCAAGGCCCGCTTCGACGAGGAGAACAACATCGAATGGGCCAAGCGCCTGGAGGCCGCCGGCGCCAGCGTCATCTACGGCGTGGCGGGCCTGAAGACCCACGCCAAGGCGGCCTTGGTGGTGCGCCGGGAGCCCGACGGCATCCGGCGCTACGTGCACCTGGGCACCGGCAACTACAACGAGCGGACCGCGCGCCTCTACTGCGACCTGGGCCTGTTCACCTCAAAGGAGGCCTACGCCTCGGACGTCTCCGCCTTCTTCAACATGGTGACGGGCTACTCCCAGCCCGCGGACTGGGCCAAGATCGAGGTGGCGCCCTACGGCCTGCGCCGGCGCCTGCTGCGCCTGGTCACGCGCGAGGCCATGACCTCGACCAAGGCCCGGCCGGGCGCGATCACGGCCAAGATGAACTCCTTGGTGGACCCGGAGCTCATCGAGGCGCTCTACGCCGCCTCCAAGGCGGGCGTGCAGGTGCGGCTCAACGTGCGCGGCATCTGCCGCTTGCGGCCCGGGGTCAAGGACCTCAGCGAGAACATCGAGGTCGTCAGCGTGGTGGACATGTTCCTGGAGCACGCCCGCGTCTTCCACTTCGCCAACCGCGGCGAGGACGAGGTCTACCTCTCCAGCGCGGACTGGATGCCGCGCAACCTGGACCGGCGCGTGGAGCTGATGTTCCCGGTCGAGGAGAAGGAGAACAAGAAGGAGCTCATCGAGCTGCTCAAGCTCTACTTCCGCGACAACGAGAAGGCCTGGCGGCTCCAGCCGGACGGCTCATACCAGAAGGTGGCGGCGGACGCCAAGAAGCGCTTCCGGGCGCAGGAGCACCTCTGCCGGGCCGCGGCCGAGAAGGCCAAGCTGCTGGCCCAGGCCGCGCCCCTCCAGCTCAAGCCGCGCACGGCCCCGAAAGCGGGCTAG